The proteins below come from a single Stutzerimonas stutzeri RCH2 genomic window:
- a CDS encoding flagellar basal body-associated FliL family protein — MSTPRLVLLMLLLNVVTVAGGVGAAYWLLKPGMSGGEVVTETIEPVEYQFYPVTKVIVSLRGEGRERYFVLDLALQAEASDEPKNFEQVEPLVRNSVVSYLSGLDFADLRAMPIGELQTRLEEALFADFASKNAVVPFRHVLVNKMIVQ, encoded by the coding sequence ATGTCGACGCCACGTCTGGTTCTTCTGATGCTGCTGCTCAATGTCGTCACCGTTGCCGGTGGGGTCGGTGCCGCCTACTGGCTGCTCAAGCCGGGCATGAGCGGTGGTGAGGTGGTTACGGAAACCATCGAGCCGGTGGAGTACCAGTTCTATCCGGTCACCAAGGTGATCGTCAGCCTGCGCGGAGAGGGCCGTGAGCGCTATTTCGTGCTCGACCTGGCACTGCAGGCCGAAGCCTCGGACGAGCCGAAGAACTTCGAGCAGGTTGAACCGCTGGTGCGCAATTCGGTGGTCAGCTACCTCTCCGGGCTCGACTTCGCCGACCTGCGTGCCATGCCGATCGGCGAGTTGCAGACCCGTCTGGAGGAAGCGCTGTTTGCCGACTTCGCCAGCAAGAACGCAGTGGTGCCGTTCCGGCACGTACTGGTCAACAAGATGATCGTTCAGTAA
- a CDS encoding flagellar hook-length control protein FliK: MIQLIPASASAAGTAQALTQPLRPASLSGHAAARAAEGQPGLGADFSARMLTAAVELDMDTLQQPVAEQAELSPSALAEPVAQASSDEAAEQGPVEQWLLGMLDQQQVQVQAREAAVQPGWPAAPQPAGAETEGEAAGVAEARLQGQVAPLPLELSGRQMADPVADRPMPAAQAIRPVVEPGAVLSLLATGAAGSDLGAELPVEQLKELAPIDEGSQSAPLLAERPTSSVAQGAERLLKLQGPEAKWGEQMLHALREHVEIQLQQRQQSASIRLDPPELGSLEIHLSHESGRLSVQLSAANADVARLLQQTSDRLRQELVAQHFVQVNVQVGADGQSGRQGQSQQAHDGDAVLAATTPARAAAVEDGGARSAGRSSDVLVTV; the protein is encoded by the coding sequence GTGATCCAGTTGATCCCGGCTTCGGCCTCAGCTGCCGGAACGGCACAAGCGTTGACGCAACCGCTGCGTCCGGCCTCGCTGAGTGGCCATGCGGCCGCGCGAGCGGCCGAGGGCCAGCCCGGTCTCGGCGCGGATTTCAGCGCGCGCATGCTGACTGCTGCCGTCGAGCTGGACATGGACACGCTGCAGCAGCCCGTGGCCGAGCAGGCAGAGCTGTCGCCGTCCGCGCTAGCGGAACCCGTTGCCCAGGCGAGCAGCGACGAAGCGGCCGAGCAAGGTCCGGTCGAGCAGTGGCTGCTGGGGATGCTCGATCAGCAGCAGGTGCAGGTTCAGGCGCGGGAGGCGGCGGTTCAGCCGGGTTGGCCAGCGGCACCACAGCCGGCAGGCGCTGAAACGGAAGGTGAAGCCGCTGGCGTTGCCGAAGCACGGCTGCAGGGCCAGGTAGCTCCGTTGCCCCTCGAACTATCCGGTCGGCAGATGGCTGATCCGGTCGCTGATCGGCCGATGCCCGCTGCTCAGGCCATACGTCCAGTCGTTGAACCGGGTGCTGTGTTGAGTCTGCTGGCAACCGGTGCAGCGGGAAGCGATCTCGGCGCAGAACTGCCGGTGGAGCAGTTGAAGGAACTCGCCCCTATCGATGAGGGCAGCCAGTCGGCGCCGCTCTTGGCTGAACGCCCGACTAGTAGCGTCGCTCAGGGGGCCGAGCGCCTGCTCAAGCTGCAGGGCCCCGAAGCCAAGTGGGGCGAGCAGATGCTGCATGCCCTGCGCGAGCACGTCGAGATCCAGCTGCAGCAACGTCAGCAGAGCGCCAGCATTCGGCTGGATCCGCCGGAGCTGGGCAGCCTGGAAATTCATCTCAGCCATGAGTCCGGTCGTCTCAGCGTGCAGCTCAGCGCAGCCAATGCCGATGTGGCGCGGCTGCTGCAGCAGACCAGCGACCGTCTACGCCAGGAACTGGTGGCGCAGCATTTCGTGCAGGTCAATGTACAGGTCGGCGCCGACGGCCAGTCGGGCCGTCAGGGTCAGTCGCAGCAGGCGCATGACGGCGATGCGGTTCTCGCCGCAACCACGCCTGCGCGCGCAGCCGCGGTAGAGGATGGCGGCGCACGTTCGGCTGGTCGCAGCAGCGATGTGCTGGTCACGGTCTGA
- the fliS gene encoding flagellar export chaperone FliS, translated as MTYLPNDSYDSYRSVDLEARAASASPYELVLVLMDGLLDELARARGHIEHKRYQQKGASLEKCMNILNGLNGALDEEGGGEVVQGLARLYEYCIYRLSDVSVTLSLEGLDEVVNLLGTLREGWEGVSAARK; from the coding sequence ATGACCTACCTTCCCAACGACAGTTACGACAGCTACCGCTCGGTGGACCTCGAGGCGCGCGCCGCTTCGGCATCGCCCTATGAGCTGGTGCTGGTGCTGATGGATGGCCTGCTCGACGAGCTGGCCCGTGCGCGTGGCCACATCGAGCACAAGCGCTATCAGCAGAAGGGCGCCTCGCTGGAAAAGTGCATGAACATCCTCAACGGACTCAACGGTGCACTGGATGAGGAAGGCGGCGGTGAGGTAGTGCAAGGCCTGGCGCGGCTCTACGAATACTGCATCTATCGCCTCTCCGACGTCAGCGTGACGCTCTCGCTGGAAGGCCTGGACGAGGTGGTGAACCTGCTCGGCACGCTGCGTGAAGGTTGGGAGGGCGTCAGTGCCGCACGCAAGTGA
- the fliD gene encoding flagellar filament capping protein FliD, with translation MAIDSNYIKQMSTQLATYEVQSSLDRLNRNESNYKTQRDALSKLRTSLTTFKSAVSGLKTGKATMLVNSATTSQEGYVSATVGAKAQAGSYQFYVEQLASKQQVAVQGLVDGALSGTLNLKDQTFNLGAYATLEDAAKAINASADLGVQATLVRSNGEVSLVLTSTESGTANAFAHSLTGTAATTTTLSTAADARIRMGGSFGVGGIELTSSSNTFDNVIEGVSLSVNKVHKDGDPALTLTIDQDKSATKGKAQSFVDAFNALMTSFDSLTASGSDSSARGALAGDSSVRAIEGRLNTLLRTDFGGNSLINFGISADRNGKLTIDTARFEAAVAKDPAGFEALFTGKDNLLDSIDKTVASYTSSTNGMLKNRMDTLDMNLRRTNEQFDKLQQQYDSHYSRYLKQFTSMMQTMQNMEQTFGMF, from the coding sequence ATGGCGATAGATTCGAATTACATAAAGCAGATGTCGACGCAGCTGGCGACCTACGAAGTTCAGTCTTCGCTGGACCGGCTCAATCGCAACGAAAGCAACTACAAGACTCAGCGTGATGCGCTGAGCAAGTTGCGCACCTCGCTGACGACCTTCAAGTCCGCCGTCTCCGGGTTGAAGACCGGCAAGGCGACCATGCTGGTCAACAGCGCCACCACCAGTCAGGAGGGCTACGTCAGTGCCACGGTCGGTGCCAAGGCGCAAGCCGGCAGCTATCAGTTCTATGTCGAGCAGCTGGCCAGCAAACAGCAGGTGGCGGTGCAGGGGTTGGTCGATGGCGCCCTCAGCGGAACGCTGAATCTCAAGGATCAGACATTCAACCTGGGTGCCTACGCGACCCTCGAAGACGCCGCGAAGGCGATCAATGCCAGCGCCGATCTCGGTGTGCAGGCGACGCTGGTGCGCAGCAACGGTGAAGTCAGTCTGGTATTGACCAGCACCGAAAGTGGCACGGCCAATGCCTTCGCACATTCGCTGACCGGCACCGCTGCTACCACGACTACGCTGTCGACCGCGGCCGATGCGCGTATTCGCATGGGCGGCAGTTTCGGTGTTGGTGGTATCGAGCTGACCAGTTCGAGCAACACCTTCGACAACGTCATCGAGGGCGTCAGCCTGTCGGTCAACAAGGTGCACAAGGACGGTGATCCGGCACTGACGCTGACCATTGACCAGGACAAGAGCGCCACCAAAGGCAAGGCGCAGAGCTTTGTCGACGCCTTCAACGCCCTGATGACCAGCTTCGACTCGCTGACCGCCAGCGGCAGCGACAGCAGTGCCCGTGGTGCGCTGGCGGGCGACTCCAGCGTGCGCGCCATCGAAGGCCGCCTGAACACCCTGCTGCGTACCGACTTCGGCGGCAACAGTCTGATCAATTTCGGTATCAGTGCCGACCGCAACGGCAAGCTGACCATCGACACCGCGCGCTTCGAGGCCGCCGTGGCGAAGGACCCGGCCGGGTTCGAGGCGCTGTTCACCGGCAAGGACAACCTGCTCGACAGCATCGACAAGACCGTCGCCAGCTACACCAGCAGCACCAACGGCATGCTGAAGAACCGCATGGACACGCTGGACATGAACCTGCGACGCACCAACGAGCAGTTCGACAAGCTGCAACAGCAGTACGACAGCCATTACTCCCGCTACCTCAAGCAGTTCACCTCCATGATGCAGACCATGCAGAACATGGAGCAGACCTTCGGAATGTTCTGA
- a CDS encoding flagella synthesis protein FlgN, whose product MNQRDKLLAVVAIDLEQDCDDYLALRDLMQALYAFLLERDSVEIDRLNLQITTRVETIGARAQRRAKVLSAFRLQADADGMQRLLGSYPDEQAVRLRQSWQQLGVLASQCQQINERNGKLLAMHHEILGQLLAGSHDARLYQPQMY is encoded by the coding sequence GTGAACCAGCGCGACAAGCTGCTCGCGGTCGTTGCCATCGACCTTGAGCAGGATTGCGATGACTACCTGGCCCTGCGTGACCTGATGCAGGCGCTCTACGCATTCCTGCTCGAACGCGACAGTGTAGAGATCGATCGACTCAATCTGCAGATCACCACTCGCGTCGAAACCATCGGTGCGCGGGCCCAGCGCCGGGCAAAGGTGCTGAGTGCCTTCCGCCTGCAGGCCGATGCCGATGGCATGCAGCGCCTCCTCGGTTCTTACCCTGACGAGCAGGCGGTGCGTCTGCGTCAGTCCTGGCAGCAGCTCGGCGTGCTGGCCAGCCAGTGCCAGCAGATCAACGAGCGCAACGGCAAGCTGCTGGCCATGCATCACGAGATCCTCGGTCAGCTGCTGGCCGGCAGTCATGACGCGCGGCTCTATCAGCCGCAGATGTACTGA
- the flgM gene encoding flagellar biosynthesis anti-sigma factor FlgM, producing the protein MEISRHFKPALTPAAEASTNRQPAARPAAEALVRQPASLPLEQMHDALRAMPEIDLDRVAAIKQALQRGEISSDPAELAGSMLAYHRGSDA; encoded by the coding sequence ATGGAAATCAGCCGGCATTTCAAGCCCGCCCTGACACCGGCCGCCGAGGCCAGCACCAATCGCCAGCCCGCTGCACGCCCTGCGGCTGAAGCGCTGGTGCGCCAACCTGCCAGCCTTCCGCTGGAGCAGATGCATGACGCCCTGCGCGCTATGCCGGAAATCGACCTCGACCGGGTTGCGGCGATCAAGCAGGCCCTGCAGCGCGGCGAGATCTCCAGCGATCCTGCGGAGCTGGCCGGGAGCATGCTCGCCTACCATCGCGGAAGCGATGCGTGA
- a CDS encoding flagellar FliJ family protein, whose amino-acid sequence MKQQIETLGRLASLRSHRVRQMLGRVQYQQNLCQRYRNNITGLSRLCGFSVPMNTPLQRDNQQRYKATLYKMVALQRRELAVAEQALERIQRELLQAMRSEKVVEHMIDDKMQQWQQLLAQQEQKIQDGLAAQAHWRATH is encoded by the coding sequence ATGAAACAGCAGATCGAGACCCTCGGCCGCCTGGCCAGCCTGCGCAGCCACCGTGTGCGGCAGATGCTCGGCCGCGTGCAGTACCAGCAGAACCTCTGCCAGCGCTACCGCAACAACATCACCGGCCTGAGCCGCCTGTGCGGCTTTTCCGTGCCGATGAACACACCACTTCAGCGCGACAACCAGCAACGTTACAAGGCCACCCTGTACAAGATGGTGGCGCTGCAGCGCCGTGAGCTGGCGGTTGCCGAGCAGGCTCTGGAGCGTATTCAGCGCGAGCTGCTGCAGGCCATGCGCAGCGAGAAAGTGGTCGAGCACATGATCGATGACAAGATGCAGCAATGGCAGCAGCTGCTTGCGCAACAGGAACAGAAAATCCAGGACGGACTGGCGGCGCAGGCCCATTGGCGCGCCACGCATTGA
- the fliI gene encoding flagellar protein export ATPase FliI: MALRDSFRLDEALRSLDNVQLAKVSGRLVRVSGMLLESLGCQRMTGQRCYVEQGDGSMLEAQVVGFNRDITYLMPFKKPVGLTAGSRVFPAPDDAKLHIDESWLGRVVNGLGEPLDELGKLGGRDPLPTELPSVNPLKRKPVSEALDVGVRAINATLTLGKGQRVGLFAGSGVGKSVLLGMITRQTKADVVVVGLIGERGREVQEFLLHSLGEEGLKKAVVVVAPANESPLMRLKATELCHSIAAYFRDQGHDVLLLVDSLTRYAMAQREIALALGEPPATKGYPPSVFGMLPELVESAGNGASDNGSLSAIYTVLAEGDDQQDPIVDCARAILDGHIVLSRRLAEAGHYPAIDVCASVSRCMSQVGQPAHLGAARQLKECYSTFEKIKELIPLGGYTPGADIKTDRAVQLAPTIERFLRQDVGEAAELETSVATLQNILGKPR, from the coding sequence ATGGCCCTGCGCGACAGCTTCCGCCTCGACGAGGCCCTGCGCTCGCTGGACAACGTGCAGCTGGCCAAGGTCAGCGGGCGGCTGGTGCGGGTCTCCGGCATGCTGCTGGAAAGCCTCGGCTGCCAGCGCATGACCGGCCAGCGCTGCTATGTCGAGCAGGGCGATGGCAGCATGCTGGAAGCGCAGGTGGTCGGCTTCAACCGCGATATCACCTACCTGATGCCGTTCAAGAAACCGGTCGGCCTGACCGCCGGTTCGCGGGTATTCCCGGCGCCGGATGACGCCAAGCTGCATATCGACGAATCCTGGCTCGGCCGCGTAGTCAACGGCCTCGGCGAACCGCTGGACGAACTGGGCAAGCTCGGCGGGCGCGACCCGTTGCCGACCGAGCTGCCCTCGGTCAATCCGCTCAAGCGCAAGCCAGTCAGCGAAGCGCTGGATGTCGGCGTGCGTGCGATCAACGCCACCCTCACCCTGGGCAAGGGCCAGCGTGTCGGCCTATTCGCCGGCTCCGGTGTCGGCAAGAGCGTGCTGCTGGGCATGATCACCCGGCAGACCAAGGCCGATGTGGTGGTGGTCGGGCTGATCGGTGAGCGGGGCCGCGAGGTGCAGGAGTTCCTGCTGCATTCGCTGGGCGAGGAGGGCCTGAAGAAGGCCGTGGTGGTGGTCGCGCCGGCCAACGAATCGCCGCTGATGCGGCTGAAGGCCACCGAGCTCTGTCACAGCATCGCCGCCTATTTCCGCGATCAGGGGCATGACGTGCTGCTGCTGGTGGATTCGCTGACCCGCTACGCCATGGCCCAGCGCGAGATCGCCCTGGCCCTTGGCGAGCCGCCGGCGACCAAGGGCTATCCACCGTCGGTGTTCGGCATGCTGCCGGAGCTGGTGGAAAGTGCCGGCAACGGTGCCAGCGACAATGGCAGCCTGAGCGCTATCTATACGGTGCTGGCCGAGGGCGATGACCAGCAGGATCCCATCGTCGACTGCGCGCGGGCGATTCTCGACGGCCACATCGTGCTCTCGCGGCGCCTGGCCGAAGCCGGACACTACCCGGCCATCGACGTCTGCGCCTCGGTCAGCCGCTGCATGAGTCAGGTCGGCCAGCCGGCGCACCTGGGCGCGGCGCGCCAGCTCAAGGAGTGCTACAGCACCTTCGAGAAGATCAAGGAACTGATTCCGCTCGGCGGCTACACGCCGGGCGCGGACATCAAGACCGATCGTGCGGTGCAGCTGGCGCCGACCATCGAGCGCTTCCTGCGTCAGGACGTCGGCGAAGCCGCCGAACTGGAAACCAGCGTCGCCACCTTGCAGAACATCCTCGGGAAACCGCGATGA
- the fliH gene encoding flagellar assembly protein FliH produces MTIKVIKGADRSWRPFRFPPRVKTPAQAAAGFAGDPAALQRAVADGFQEGIDKGYREGLEQGREAGHREGFQRGVEDGKALGLEEGRQQGRRAFDEAGRPLDRLIEAFEGFRQEYEQARREELLELVQKVARQVIRCELTLHPTQLLTLAEEALNAMPGDQEDVRIQLNPEECARIRELAPERAAAWRLVPDEKLALGECRVLTAQAEADIGCQQRLDSCMETLAEHITAQG; encoded by the coding sequence ATGACGATCAAGGTGATCAAGGGTGCCGACCGCAGCTGGCGGCCGTTCCGCTTTCCGCCAAGGGTGAAGACCCCGGCACAGGCGGCGGCTGGTTTCGCCGGCGACCCGGCAGCGCTGCAGCGTGCGGTGGCCGATGGCTTTCAGGAGGGCATCGACAAGGGCTATCGCGAAGGCCTGGAGCAGGGCCGCGAAGCAGGGCACCGCGAAGGCTTTCAGCGCGGCGTCGAGGATGGCAAGGCGCTCGGTCTGGAAGAGGGCCGCCAGCAGGGTCGTCGCGCCTTTGACGAGGCCGGTCGGCCGCTGGATCGCCTGATCGAGGCATTCGAAGGTTTTCGTCAGGAATACGAGCAGGCGCGTCGCGAGGAGTTGCTGGAGCTGGTGCAGAAGGTCGCGCGGCAGGTGATCCGCTGCGAGCTGACCCTGCATCCGACCCAGCTGCTGACCCTGGCTGAGGAAGCGCTGAACGCCATGCCGGGCGATCAGGAAGACGTGCGTATCCAGCTCAATCCGGAAGAATGCGCGCGCATCCGCGAGCTGGCGCCGGAACGCGCCGCCGCCTGGCGGCTGGTGCCGGACGAGAAGCTCGCGCTCGGCGAATGCCGTGTGCTCACCGCCCAGGCCGAGGCTGATATCGGCTGCCAGCAGCGGCTGGACTCGTGCATGGAAACCCTCGCCGAACACATCACGGCGCAGGGCTGA
- a CDS encoding FliG C-terminal domain-containing protein, with product MKEISTQPAEESQASSREIKPRPVQLRSVSSLDQAAILMLSMGDEISAGILRNFSREEIISISQAMARLSNVKQPMVSDVISRFFDDYKEQSSIKGASRSYLAGMLGKALGGDITRSLLDSIYGEEIRAKMAKMEWLDPKQFAALIAKEHAQMQAVFLAFLPPGMATEVLECMPAERQDELLYRIANLSEVNSDVIAELEQLIDRSLKVLSTQGSQVRGVKQAADIMNRFKGNRDQMFELLRAHNEELVGKIEDEMYDFFILSRQNQDVLQTLLEVIPLDEWVVALKGAEPELVKAIQGAMPKRQAQQMESINRRQGPVPLSRVEQVRKDIMAVVREMSADGELQVQLFREQTVE from the coding sequence ATGAAAGAGATCTCAACCCAGCCGGCTGAAGAAAGCCAGGCGTCGTCCCGCGAGATCAAGCCGCGGCCGGTGCAGCTGCGCTCGGTCAGTTCGCTGGATCAGGCGGCAATCCTCATGCTGAGCATGGGCGACGAGATTTCCGCGGGCATCCTGCGCAACTTCTCCCGCGAGGAAATCATCAGCATCAGCCAGGCGATGGCGCGACTGTCCAACGTCAAGCAGCCGATGGTTTCCGACGTGATCAGCCGCTTCTTCGACGACTACAAGGAGCAGAGCAGCATCAAGGGCGCCTCGCGTTCCTACCTGGCCGGGATGCTCGGCAAGGCGCTCGGCGGCGACATCACCCGCTCGCTGCTGGACTCCATCTATGGCGAGGAGATCCGCGCCAAGATGGCCAAGATGGAATGGCTCGATCCCAAGCAGTTCGCCGCGCTGATCGCCAAGGAGCACGCGCAGATGCAGGCGGTTTTCCTCGCCTTCCTGCCGCCGGGCATGGCTACCGAGGTGCTCGAGTGCATGCCGGCCGAGCGCCAGGACGAGCTGCTCTACCGCATCGCCAACCTGTCGGAGGTCAACAGCGATGTGATCGCCGAGCTGGAGCAGCTGATTGACCGCAGCCTCAAGGTGCTCAGCACCCAGGGTTCGCAGGTTCGCGGCGTCAAGCAGGCGGCCGACATCATGAACCGCTTCAAGGGCAATCGCGACCAGATGTTCGAGCTGCTGCGCGCGCACAACGAGGAGCTGGTCGGCAAGATCGAGGATGAGATGTATGACTTCTTCATCCTTTCGCGGCAGAACCAGGACGTGCTGCAGACCCTGTTGGAGGTCATCCCGCTGGATGAGTGGGTGGTCGCGCTGAAGGGCGCCGAACCAGAGCTGGTCAAGGCCATCCAGGGCGCCATGCCCAAGCGCCAGGCGCAGCAGATGGAGTCGATCAACCGGCGCCAGGGTCCGGTGCCGCTGAGCCGTGTCGAGCAGGTACGCAAGGACATCATGGCCGTGGTGCGCGAGATGTCCGCCGATGGCGAGCTGCAGGTCCAGCTGTTCCGCGAGCAGACGGTGGAATGA